A window of the Streptomyces finlayi genome harbors these coding sequences:
- a CDS encoding helix-turn-helix domain-containing protein, with protein MPVSLDKATDYLCLADIARELGVSRATVTNWHQRHADFPHIETLGGMSYVKRGELYAWLDATNRWESIRKARESHSAEVRKPRVRRDVAEIRRLIERHESDLKRLTRELARALDSQ; from the coding sequence ATGCCCGTTTCCCTCGACAAGGCGACGGATTACCTGTGCCTGGCCGACATCGCCCGTGAGCTGGGCGTCTCCCGTGCCACGGTCACCAACTGGCACCAGCGTCACGCGGACTTCCCGCACATCGAGACGCTCGGCGGTATGTCCTACGTCAAGCGCGGTGAGCTGTACGCCTGGCTTGACGCAACGAACCGCTGGGAGTCCATCCGTAAGGCGCGTGAGTCGCACAGCGCCGAGGTGCGCAAGCCTCGCGTACGCCGTGACGTCGCGGAGATCCGGCGGCTCATCGAGCGTCACGAGTCTGACCTGAAGCGCTTGACCCGTGAGCTGGCAAGGGCGCTCGACTCGCAGTAA